CGGTATATCAAATCTGATACTGTCATAACTGCCGAAATCCTTCGGGTCGGGCATCCATGTTCGATGGGTTGCTTTATGACCGATGACTAAACAAAATGGATCTTTTTTATCCAGGTTGTCCAACCAGTTTATAGCCTTATCGGTGACGATATCCGATACATATCCCTCCGTATTCCTCCGTCCTTCTTTACTGATGAAATCTGGATTAAAATAAGTGCCCTGTCCTACTAATATATCATAGTAATTAAAACCCTGTAATTTATCACCTAAGTGTATTTTACCTACCCAAGCCGTTTGATATCCCACCTGTTGCAGCTGTTTGACGAATAAATCCTGATTGAAATCAAATTCAGAGGTTTCATTGTCCTTGAAACCATTTTTATGGCTGTATTTTCCGGTTAATAAAGTCGCGCGGGAAGGACCGCAAATGGAATTGTTGACGTATGCATGGTTGAAAATCGCACCTTCGGAAGCAATACGATCAATTTGCGGCGTTTTTCCATACTTTGAACCATAGGCCCCAATGGTTTGATAAGCGTGATCATCTGATATGATGATAACCACATTGGGCTTATTTTGCGCAAGGGCCTGACTATACATTCCCAGTAAAACTAGTCCCATAGTGATAAATCTGAACTTCATAATAAAAAAAGATGTTTGGTTTATTGAATCAGGAATAAATATAGCCTTTATTTAGTTGATGTGTTCATCGGTAGGAGATAAAAAAAACACCTGAAGTGGGGAACCTCAGGTGTTTAACCTAACCAATTATTAACCTAAATTTATGAAAAGTATACTTTTTGAAGTATAGAAAATTATATTCAATATTCATGCCATTTTGCGTTCAGGTCTACTGCTGTTTTTCTTTTGTGTTATTTTTGTTACTCAAATAGCGTCTTCAATTTGTCCTGGCAATATGAATATACTATACTTTGTTGTTTTGTGATAATTAATAGAATATTTTGGTTTACCTCCGTAAACCAGCTGCAAATAAAATTCATGTCAAACAGAATTGGAGTATTTTAGAAAGAAGGGTTTATAAGAGCGGGAAGAACTTCGGACTAAAAAATAAATCCCTGTTTAATAAAAAAACAAGGATGGTTAGATTGGTTAGAAATATAATCGAAACAATTCGTTCCATTCGGCATCTAGACTGCCTGTATATACAGTCTGTCGAGCTCGATTATACCAATAGCGGGCATTCCAGGGATCCCCTTCCTTACGGTGAAGATAAGCATGTACGTGAGCTGCTTCAACACCATCTAACTGATCGATGAGATCGTGTGCGGTTTTCCAATCTCCTTTTTTGTCATACCACAATGATTTTTGTACAGCGGACCAGTGATGAATTGGATGATCTAACAATTGAAATTCTTCTATTGTCATTTTGTTAATTCTTTGCTCCAGATTTCATAAATATCATCACCTTTTGAGCTTTTTCCACTGTGATGCCATTTGTTATCTTCCAGCTTCCCGTTAAAATTGAGTTCTTGCCCCACCTTATTATTGTCTCTTGAAAAGAATTGTATTGTCTCAGTGTAACGATTGTTTTTGTAACTGTAGCGTCCGCCACCGGTTCCATAAAATCCTTTTTGGGCCGGATTAATGGCAATCCATTGGAAGTAACCGTCGACCAGAATCTTTATTGTTTTACGATCTGCTTTCGGGATTTCGTGCATCTTTGCATCTTGTTGTCTACCCGTAATTCTCCACAAAGCATCTAAATCTTGGGTGATGGTTTTCTGTTTGACAAAAATCTTGTTGGAATCAGGCAACTTTATTTGGATGGCACCTTTTTCGTTTTTAACATACAAACTGGTTGATTTTCCGATATCAGTACTATCTTTCGTATCATATTCGATAACTACACTGATCCCGTCGTCTTTCTGTCGGATTGCGCCACCCCAAGTAGAACCAAAATGCTTATTGGTATCATCATACTGTATGAAAGAGAGGTAGTGATCCTTGATCAAAATTAGGTTTTTGGTAGTGCCTGCCGTGGAAATATATGCGCCATCAGCGAGTTGTGCCTTAGCTTGGAAATGTACAGCTACAAGCGATAAGCACAATAGTAAAATACAGTTTCTCATAACAAATCAAAGCATGTTGTCTTTTAAAGATACAAAATAAAAATGTTGAATAGTATACTGGGGATTGTAGACTAATAAAAAAAGCTGATTCTTTATTAAAGAATCAGCTTTTTTAACGGTATAATATGATTTATTTGAATTTACTAGCTAATGCAGCAAGTTTACTTGCCATATCTGTTTCCGGTTCTGGCTGTCTTTTGCCCTCATTTCTTTTATTCTTTGGAAGAACAGGTTTTTCATCTGTTTTCATAGATAAAGCGATGCGGTTACGTTTCTCATCCACCTCTGTAACCGTGACTGTAACATGTTGTTGTACTTTGACCACCTCATGTGGGTCGGAGATATAACGGTTGGACAGTTGGCTTAGGTGTACTAAGCCATCTTGATGTACACCAATATCAACAAAAGCGCCAAAGTTGGTTATGTTGGTCACAATACCGGGAAGTTTCATTCCAATACGTAAATCGCCAATGCTATTGACACCTTCAGTGAATGAAAAGGCTTCGAACTTTTCCCTTGGGTCAAGACCAGGTTTGGCTAGTTCATTAAGAATATCATTTAAAGTTGGTAGGCCTACTTCCGCAGAGATATAATTTTTTAACGGGATGGATTTTCTTAATTCAGCATCTTTGAGTAAATCTTCTACTTTTTTACCCAGATCTTTTGCCATTTGCTCGACCAATGCATAACGCTCGGGGTGTACAGCAGAGGAATCCAATGGATTGGCAGCATGTCTTATCCGAAGGAAACCTGCAGCTTGTTCATATGCTTTGTCTCCAAGTCGAGGTACTTTTTTCAATTCTCGGCGTGAGGAAAATGGGCCGTTTTCATTTCTATATTTAATGATCTGCTGCGCTAGAGATGGTCCTAATCCAGAGACGTATGATAATATCTGTTTTGAGGCGGTATTCAGTTCTACACCTACCGCATTTACACAGCTGATGACGGTATCATCCAACGATGTTTGTAACTTGTTTTGGTCTACATCATGTTGATATTGGCCAACACCAATTGATTTTGGGTCAATTTTAACTAACTCGGCCAATGGGTCCATTAATCTTCTTCCGATCGATACTGCACCACGTACGGTGATATCGTGATCCGGAAACTCTTCGCGTGCTGTTTCTGATGCAGAATAGATCGAAGCGCCACTTTCATTGACCATAACGATAGTCACGTTGTTGAGGCCTAGTTTTTTTATAAAGTCTTCAGTTTCACGACCTGCCGTTCCATTACCAATCGCAATGGCCTGAATATCGTGTTTTGAGACTAAATATGTAATCGTTTTTTGTGCTTCGGCAAGTCCATTTGCTCCATTATGTGGGAAAATTGCCGTATTTTCTTTCAGCTGGCCTTGCTCGTCCAATACAACAGTTTTACATCCAGTTCGGAAACCGGGGTCTATTGCAAGTAATCTTTTTTGTCCCAATGGAGCTGCTAAAAGTAGCTGACGAACATTGTCCGCAAAAACTTTGATTGCCTCCTCATCCGCTTTTTGACGGGTCAATACACGGATTTCTGTTTCCATAGAAGGTTTCAATAATCGCTTATAGCTATCTGTCAAGGCCAATTTCACTTGTGCGGCAGCATCGTTGGATGCTTTGATATAAAGTGATTCAATGGTCGGAAGGATATTTTCTTCATTGATGTCGATATCCAGATAAAGTAATTCTTCTTTTTCGCCACGACGCATTGCTAAAACGCGGTGCGAGGGGGCGTCTTTTAGCGACTCGGACCATTCGTAATAATCTTTGTATTTAATAGCGGCTTCTTCCTTTCCCGGAATCACTCTGGACACGAATTCAGCCTTTTCTAGGAATATCGCTCTTGATTTGGATCGTACTGTCGCGTCTTCGGCAATGATTTCAGCAATGATGTCTCTTGCTCCGGCTAGAGCTTCGTCGCTCGTATTGACTCCTTTTTCTGCATCTATTAACGAACTTGCAAGTTCCAGATAATCTGTTTTGTCCTGCGCTAAAAGAAGATCTGCTAGTGGCTGCAATCCTTTTTCACGTGCAACACTAGCTCTTGTTTTACGTTTGGGTTTGTAAGGCAGATAGATGTCTTCCAGATTCGCCATCGTCTCGGCTGTCATGATCTGTTGTTCAAGTTCAGGTGTCAATTTACCCTGATCATTGATGGATTTTAAAACAGCTTCTTTACGTTTATCCAGATCCTTCAGTTGTTGAGAACGATCTCTGATATTTGTAATCTGGACCTCATCCAGACTCCCTGTCATTTCTTTCCGGT
The window above is part of the Sphingobacterium sp. ML3W genome. Proteins encoded here:
- a CDS encoding Tex family protein, with amino-acid sequence MSLLSHEITIANELSISEKQVRTTIQLLEEGATVPFISRYRKEMTGSLDEVQITNIRDRSQQLKDLDKRKEAVLKSINDQGKLTPELEQQIMTAETMANLEDIYLPYKPKRKTRASVAREKGLQPLADLLLAQDKTDYLELASSLIDAEKGVNTSDEALAGARDIIAEIIAEDATVRSKSRAIFLEKAEFVSRVIPGKEEAAIKYKDYYEWSESLKDAPSHRVLAMRRGEKEELLYLDIDINEENILPTIESLYIKASNDAAAQVKLALTDSYKRLLKPSMETEIRVLTRQKADEEAIKVFADNVRQLLLAAPLGQKRLLAIDPGFRTGCKTVVLDEQGQLKENTAIFPHNGANGLAEAQKTITYLVSKHDIQAIAIGNGTAGRETEDFIKKLGLNNVTIVMVNESGASIYSASETAREEFPDHDITVRGAVSIGRRLMDPLAELVKIDPKSIGVGQYQHDVDQNKLQTSLDDTVISCVNAVGVELNTASKQILSYVSGLGPSLAQQIIKYRNENGPFSSRRELKKVPRLGDKAYEQAAGFLRIRHAANPLDSSAVHPERYALVEQMAKDLGKKVEDLLKDAELRKSIPLKNYISAEVGLPTLNDILNELAKPGLDPREKFEAFSFTEGVNSIGDLRIGMKLPGIVTNITNFGAFVDIGVHQDGLVHLSQLSNRYISDPHEVVKVQQHVTVTVTEVDEKRNRIALSMKTDEKPVLPKNKRNEGKRQPEPETDMASKLAALASKFK